One Marinibacterium anthonyi genomic region harbors:
- the lnt_1 gene encoding Apolipoprotein N-acyltransferase, with product MPPAIPMARWLLWARMLLAAALGAVTGLGLAPYGLWPVALIGWMILPALIVVSETPMRAAWTGWAFAAGFFANGLTWIVEPFMVDAARDGWMAPFALVFMSGGLALFWAAAFYGAHRLGRGRVNRCLVLVPCLALAEFGRAYLLTGFPWAAPAQALIESPALPLLAWLGPQGLGLLALAASIGTGLFALRRRVVFLAPVALFAVLSVAAQITRPAVTMTDHIVRLIQPNAVQKQKWDPEWIPVYFQRQLDFTAEGARPDLIVWPESAIAPVYEQSGPWLDAVTDAAGGSQVALGIRRYDGRLYNALIRMDGDGTVTDIYDKHHLVPFGEYIPLGGLAKRFGIHGLAAEDGDGYSSGPGPVLVDFGPLGKALPLICYEAVFPQDVNGAPGRADFLLQITNDAWFGKRVGPYQHLAQARMRAVEQGLPMLRAANTGISAVIDPDGRVLDSLGLGRAGYIDATLPAPLSPTIYARTGDLPWLVLVVLMLIACLAVPFRQSTRESD from the coding sequence ATGCCCCCCGCAATTCCCATGGCGCGATGGCTGCTCTGGGCCCGGATGCTGCTGGCCGCCGCCCTGGGCGCGGTCACGGGGCTGGGCCTGGCGCCCTATGGTCTGTGGCCTGTCGCGCTGATCGGCTGGATGATCCTGCCGGCGCTGATCGTCGTGTCGGAGACGCCGATGCGCGCGGCCTGGACCGGCTGGGCCTTTGCCGCCGGGTTCTTCGCCAACGGCCTGACCTGGATTGTCGAACCCTTCATGGTGGACGCCGCCCGCGACGGGTGGATGGCGCCCTTTGCGCTGGTCTTCATGTCCGGTGGGCTGGCGTTGTTCTGGGCGGCGGCCTTCTATGGCGCGCACCGTCTGGGGCGGGGCCGGGTCAACCGGTGCCTGGTGCTGGTGCCCTGCCTGGCCCTGGCCGAATTCGGCCGCGCCTACCTGCTGACCGGCTTTCCCTGGGCGGCCCCCGCGCAGGCGCTGATCGAAAGCCCGGCTCTGCCGTTGCTGGCCTGGCTCGGGCCGCAGGGGCTGGGCCTGCTGGCGCTGGCCGCCTCCATCGGCACGGGGCTTTTCGCGCTGCGCAGGCGGGTCGTGTTCCTGGCCCCGGTGGCGCTGTTCGCGGTGCTGAGCGTGGCCGCACAGATCACCCGCCCGGCGGTGACGATGACGGACCACATCGTGCGCCTGATCCAGCCCAACGCGGTGCAAAAGCAGAAATGGGACCCGGAATGGATCCCGGTCTATTTCCAGCGCCAGCTGGACTTCACCGCCGAGGGCGCGCGCCCCGACCTGATCGTCTGGCCCGAAAGCGCGATTGCCCCGGTCTATGAACAATCCGGCCCCTGGCTGGATGCGGTGACCGATGCCGCCGGCGGAAGCCAGGTGGCGCTGGGGATCCGGCGTTATGACGGGCGGCTTTACAATGCGCTGATCCGGATGGACGGCGACGGCACGGTCACGGACATCTACGACAAGCACCACCTGGTGCCCTTTGGCGAATACATCCCGCTGGGCGGCCTGGCCAAGCGCTTCGGCATCCATGGGCTCGCGGCCGAGGATGGCGATGGCTACAGTTCCGGCCCCGGTCCCGTGCTGGTGGATTTCGGCCCGCTGGGCAAGGCCCTGCCGCTGATCTGCTACGAGGCCGTGTTTCCCCAGGACGTGAACGGCGCGCCGGGGCGGGCGGATTTCCTTTTGCAGATCACCAACGACGCCTGGTTCGGCAAGCGGGTCGGCCCCTATCAGCACCTGGCGCAGGCCCGGATGCGGGCGGTCGAACAGGGGCTGCCGATGCTGCGCGCGGCCAATACCGGCATCTCGGCGGTGATCGATCCGGACGGGCGCGTGCTGGACAGCCTGGGGCTTGGGCGGGCCGGATACATCGATGCGACACTGCCCGCACCGCTTTCACCTACAATCTATGCGCGAACCGGCGACCTGCCGTGGCTCGTTTTGGTCGTTTTGATGCTGATTGCCTGCCTTGCCGTGCCGTTCCGACAATCGACCAGAGAATCCGATTGA
- the metK gene encoding S-adenosylmethionine synthase: MSRQNYIFTSESVSEGHPDKVCDRISDAILDAFLTEEANARVACETFATSGMVVIGGEVGLSDQEMLKNYMGRISQIARDCIKDIGYEQEHFHWNTCHVLNFLHEQSAHIAQGVDKDGAGDQGIMFGFATNETPELMPAPIQYSHKILRRLAEVRKSGAEPTLKPDAKSQLSVIYEDGKPVGVSSIVLSTQHESEDQTSDDIRAIVEPYIREVLPEGWITDATEWWVNPTGTFVIGGPDGDAGLTGRKIIVDTYGGAAPHGGGAFSGKDPTKVDRSAAYAARYLAKNIVAAGLADKCTLQLSYAIGVAKPLSVYVDTYGTGKVPDEVIEAAANKVMDLTPRGIRTHLDLNKPIYARTSAYGHFGRDPEADGGFSWEKTDLVDAFTKAV, translated from the coding sequence ATGAGCCGCCAGAACTATATTTTCACCTCGGAATCCGTTTCCGAGGGCCACCCGGATAAGGTCTGTGACCGCATTTCGGATGCCATCCTCGATGCCTTCCTGACCGAAGAAGCCAATGCGCGCGTCGCTTGCGAAACTTTCGCAACGTCCGGCATGGTGGTGATCGGCGGCGAAGTCGGCCTGTCCGACCAGGAAATGCTGAAGAACTACATGGGCCGGATCAGCCAGATCGCCCGCGACTGCATCAAGGACATCGGATACGAGCAGGAACATTTCCACTGGAATACCTGCCACGTGCTGAACTTCCTGCACGAGCAATCGGCCCACATCGCCCAGGGCGTCGACAAGGACGGCGCCGGTGACCAGGGCATCATGTTCGGTTTCGCCACCAACGAGACGCCCGAACTGATGCCGGCCCCGATCCAGTACTCGCACAAGATCCTCCGCCGCCTGGCCGAGGTCCGCAAGTCCGGTGCCGAACCGACCCTGAAGCCCGACGCCAAAAGCCAGCTGTCCGTCATCTACGAAGACGGCAAGCCGGTTGGCGTCAGCTCGATCGTGCTGTCGACGCAGCATGAAAGCGAAGACCAGACCAGCGACGACATCCGCGCGATCGTCGAGCCCTACATCCGCGAAGTCCTGCCCGAAGGCTGGATCACCGATGCGACGGAATGGTGGGTCAACCCGACCGGCACCTTCGTCATCGGCGGCCCGGACGGCGACGCGGGGCTTACGGGCCGCAAGATCATCGTCGATACCTACGGCGGAGCGGCCCCGCACGGTGGCGGCGCGTTCTCGGGCAAGGATCCGACCAAGGTCGACCGCTCGGCCGCTTATGCCGCGCGCTACCTGGCCAAGAACATCGTCGCGGCCGGTCTGGCCGACAAGTGCACGCTGCAGCTGTCCTACGCCATCGGCGTGGCCAAGCCGCTGTCGGTCTACGTCGACACATACGGCACCGGCAAGGTTCCCGACGAGGTCATCGAAGCGGCGGCCAACAAGGTCATGGACCTGACGCCGCGCGGCATCCGGACCCACCTGGACCTGAACAAGCCGATCTACGCGCGCACCTCGGCCTATGGCCACTTTGGCCGCGATCCGGAAGCGGATGGCGGGTTCTCGTGGGAAAAGACCGACCTGGTCGACGCCTTCACGAAGGCCGTCTGA
- a CDS encoding exodeoxyribonuclease III (xth): MKLASYNIRKARGLDQKRSPERVLDVVSRLDADVVVLQEADLRLSPRPTALPRELIEAETDYHVAPLAENDVSIGWHGNAILLKNGLEVEEVDRFDLPGLEPRGAVSVRLTNGTRVVGVHLGLLRPSRRQQLQRIRDLLQGPYDARTVIAGDFNEWSARHASEPLAPVFSMAPTRPSFPANFPVATLDRIIHGPGLRLVDTGVGDCADARTASDHLPIWAEFAARTD, encoded by the coding sequence ATGAAACTTGCCAGCTACAATATCCGCAAAGCCCGCGGGCTTGACCAGAAACGCTCTCCCGAGCGGGTTCTGGATGTCGTGTCGCGCCTGGACGCCGACGTGGTCGTCCTGCAGGAGGCCGACCTGCGTCTTAGCCCCCGCCCCACCGCCCTGCCCCGCGAGCTGATCGAGGCCGAGACCGATTACCACGTGGCGCCGCTGGCCGAAAATGACGTCAGCATCGGCTGGCACGGCAACGCGATCCTGCTGAAGAACGGGCTGGAGGTCGAGGAGGTCGACCGGTTCGACCTGCCGGGGCTGGAACCGCGCGGCGCCGTGTCGGTGCGCCTGACGAACGGGACCCGCGTGGTGGGCGTGCACCTGGGACTGCTGCGCCCCTCGCGCCGCCAACAGCTGCAGCGCATCCGGGACCTGCTGCAAGGGCCCTATGACGCGCGCACCGTGATCGCGGGGGATTTCAACGAATGGTCGGCGCGCCATGCGTCCGAACCACTGGCCCCCGTCTTTTCGATGGCGCCCACAAGACCAAGCTTTCCGGCCAACTTCCCGGTGGCCACGCTTGATCGCATCATCCACGGGCCCGGGCTGCGGCTGGTGGATACCGGCGTGGGCGATTGCGCCGACGCGCGGACCGCCTCGGACCACTTGCCGATCTGGGCGGAATTCGCGGCGCGGACCGACTGA
- the clsA gene encoding Major cardiolipin synthase ClsA, giving the protein MILAIVLPIITALLLILSVLASWRAIRTARTPQGSVGWVVFLMSAPHFALPAYLVLGHHRYRNYVVSRRESGRVIEAASDFAVRFAPGKVPGGLDPRPFERLAALGATRGNDMELLVDGDATFAALFDAIDGAERYILAQFFIIHEDEIGKAFADRLIAAADRGVTVRLIYDPVGSHALPEAYLTRLRDAGIQVPHKRNLSQRSGRLQINFRNHRKTLIVDGVKGFTGGLNVGDEYLGRDPRFGHWRDTFVSLSGPIVSELQVVYAEDWHWATGETLISPLHWEPAAAPADMTGLILPAGPADEMETGMLFFISCIVAAKDRIWIASPYFVPDSDVLSALKQAAMRGVDVRILVPDAIDHTLPWLAAFAAFDQCRAAGVEIWRYTKGFLHQKVVLVDDRMAAVGSMNMDNRSFRLNFETMAVLFDKRAAKTVHDMLTADFDDAFKLEKPLAEQPLKIRLGAPVARLFAPIL; this is encoded by the coding sequence ATGATCCTTGCCATCGTATTGCCCATCATCACGGCGCTGCTGCTGATCCTGTCGGTCCTGGCGTCATGGCGCGCGATCCGGACCGCGCGGACGCCGCAGGGATCGGTGGGCTGGGTCGTCTTCCTGATGAGCGCGCCGCATTTCGCCCTGCCCGCCTACCTGGTCCTGGGCCATCACCGCTATCGCAACTACGTCGTGTCACGGCGGGAAAGCGGTCGGGTGATCGAGGCGGCCAGCGACTTCGCCGTGCGCTTTGCGCCCGGAAAGGTGCCCGGCGGGCTGGACCCCAGGCCGTTCGAACGCCTGGCGGCCCTTGGGGCAACGCGGGGCAACGACATGGAACTGCTGGTGGACGGGGACGCGACCTTTGCCGCGCTGTTCGACGCCATCGACGGGGCGGAACGCTATATCCTGGCCCAGTTCTTCATCATCCACGAGGACGAGATCGGCAAGGCCTTCGCAGACCGGCTGATCGCGGCGGCGGACCGGGGGGTGACGGTGCGGCTGATCTACGATCCGGTCGGCAGCCACGCCCTGCCCGAAGCCTACCTGACCCGGCTGCGCGATGCCGGCATCCAGGTGCCGCACAAGCGCAACCTCAGCCAGCGCAGCGGGCGGCTGCAGATCAATTTCCGCAATCACCGCAAGACTTTGATCGTCGACGGGGTGAAAGGGTTCACCGGCGGGCTGAACGTGGGCGACGAATACCTTGGCCGGGATCCCAGGTTCGGCCATTGGCGGGATACCTTCGTGTCGCTCAGCGGTCCCATCGTATCCGAACTGCAGGTGGTCTATGCCGAGGACTGGCACTGGGCCACCGGCGAAACGCTGATTTCGCCGCTGCACTGGGAACCGGCGGCGGCGCCCGCGGACATGACCGGGCTGATCCTGCCCGCGGGTCCGGCGGACGAGATGGAGACCGGCATGCTGTTCTTCATTTCCTGCATCGTGGCCGCCAAGGACCGGATCTGGATCGCGTCGCCCTACTTTGTTCCCGATTCCGACGTGCTGAGCGCGTTGAAACAGGCCGCCATGCGCGGTGTGGATGTCCGGATCCTTGTACCGGACGCGATCGATCATACGTTACCATGGCTGGCCGCCTTTGCCGCATTCGATCAATGCCGGGCGGCGGGCGTGGAAATATGGCGTTACACCAAGGGCTTCCTGCACCAGAAAGTGGTTCTGGTCGATGACCGGATGGCTGCTGTAGGATCGATGAACATGGACAACCGTTCGTTCCGGCTGAATTTCGAAACCATGGCCGTGCTGTTCGACAAGCGCGCGGCCAAGACCGTGCACGACATGCTGACGGCCGATTTCGACGATGCCTTCAAGCTGGAGAAACCGCTGGCCGAGCAACCGTTGAAGATCCGCCTTGGCGCCCCCGTCGCACGGTTGTTCGCCCCGATCCTGTGA
- the trmB gene encoding tRNA (guanine-N(7)-)-methyltransferase, which yields MTQTRPHRNFYGRLKGKTLKASQKTYLDEDLSHLSPGPVDWDSNPDRHPLDLQGLFGDRPVWLEIGFGGGEHLVHQAASNPDVGIIGAEPYINGVAMLLGKIRRAGVENLAVHPGDARDLMDVLPAGSIARAFLLYPDPWPKKRHHRRRFVTAEHLDPLHRVMAPGAILRVATDIPDYVRQTLEEVPKAGFDWLAERPADWREPWGDWISTRYEQKALREDRVPHYLTFRRKG from the coding sequence ATGACCCAGACCCGCCCCCACCGCAATTTTTACGGCCGCCTGAAGGGCAAGACCCTGAAGGCCAGCCAGAAGACCTACCTTGACGAGGACCTGAGCCACCTGTCGCCCGGCCCCGTCGACTGGGATTCCAATCCCGATCGCCATCCGCTGGACCTGCAGGGGCTGTTCGGCGACCGCCCGGTCTGGCTGGAAATCGGCTTTGGCGGCGGCGAACACCTGGTGCATCAGGCCGCGTCCAACCCCGACGTCGGCATCATCGGGGCGGAACCCTACATCAACGGCGTCGCCATGCTGCTGGGCAAGATCCGCCGCGCCGGGGTGGAAAACCTGGCCGTGCACCCGGGCGATGCGCGCGACCTGATGGACGTGCTGCCCGCGGGTTCGATCGCCCGCGCCTTCCTGCTGTATCCCGACCCCTGGCCGAAAAAGCGTCACCATCGCCGCCGCTTCGTGACGGCCGAACACCTGGATCCGCTGCACCGCGTCATGGCGCCGGGCGCGATCCTGCGCGTGGCGACCGACATCCCCGATTATGTTCGCCAGACGCTGGAGGAAGTCCCGAAAGCCGGCTTTGACTGGCTGGCCGAACGCCCCGCCGACTGGCGCGAGCCCTGGGGCGACTGGATTTCCACCCGCTACGAACAGAAGGCCCTGCGCGAAGACCGGGTGCCGCATTACCTGACCTTCCGGCGCAAGGGCTGA
- the aroA gene encoding 3-phosphoshikimate 1-carboxyvinyltransferase produces the protein MSAHGPTIPMTSHPCGPLTGVAEVPGDKSISHRALILGAMSVGQTKITGLLEGQDVLDTAKAMQAFGATVTHHGPGAWTVSGVGVGGFAEPDQVIDCGNSGTGVRLIMGTMATSPIAATFTGDASLNKRPMARITDPLSLFGAVAHGRSGGRLPLTIVGAHDPVPVRYTTPVPSAQVKSAVLLAGLNAPGQTVVIEKEATRDHTERMLEGFGAEITTEVTPEGRVITLTGQPELKPQTIAVPRDPSSAAFPVCAALIVPGSDVLVPGIGLNPTRAGLFYTLQDMGADLSFENMREEGGEPVADLRAKYSPDMKGIDVPPERAASMIDEYPILSVVAAFAQGLTVMKGVKELRVKESDRIDAMATGLRAAGIEVQDGPDWWTVTGSPRRGNAGGVKGGVTCASHLDHRIAMSFLILGMASDQPMSVDDGGPIATSFPIFEPLMGGLGADLRRTEDVAA, from the coding sequence ATGTCCGCCCACGGTCCCACCATCCCGATGACCTCGCATCCCTGCGGCCCGCTGACCGGCGTGGCCGAGGTGCCGGGCGACAAGTCGATATCGCACCGGGCGCTGATCCTGGGCGCGATGAGCGTGGGTCAGACGAAGATCACCGGCCTGCTGGAAGGCCAGGACGTGCTGGACACCGCCAAGGCGATGCAGGCCTTCGGCGCCACGGTCACCCATCACGGGCCCGGGGCCTGGACGGTCAGCGGCGTGGGCGTCGGCGGGTTCGCCGAGCCCGACCAGGTGATCGACTGCGGCAATTCCGGCACCGGCGTGCGGCTGATCATGGGCACCATGGCGACATCGCCCATCGCGGCGACCTTCACCGGCGATGCCTCGCTGAACAAGCGGCCCATGGCGCGGATCACCGATCCGCTGTCGCTGTTCGGCGCCGTGGCGCATGGCCGCTCCGGCGGGCGCCTGCCGCTGACCATCGTCGGCGCGCATGACCCGGTGCCGGTGCGCTACACCACGCCGGTGCCGTCGGCCCAGGTGAAATCGGCCGTGCTGCTGGCCGGATTGAACGCGCCGGGCCAGACCGTCGTGATCGAAAAGGAAGCCACCCGCGATCATACGGAACGGATGCTGGAAGGCTTTGGAGCCGAGATCACGACCGAGGTCACGCCCGAGGGCCGCGTCATCACGCTGACCGGCCAGCCGGAACTGAAGCCCCAGACCATCGCCGTGCCGCGTGATCCGTCCAGCGCCGCCTTTCCGGTCTGCGCCGCGCTGATCGTGCCGGGGTCCGACGTTCTGGTGCCCGGTATCGGGCTGAACCCGACGCGGGCGGGGCTGTTCTATACCCTGCAGGACATGGGCGCCGACCTGAGTTTCGAGAACATGCGCGAAGAGGGTGGCGAGCCCGTGGCCGACCTGCGGGCGAAATATTCCCCCGACATGAAGGGGATCGACGTGCCGCCCGAACGCGCGGCGTCGATGATCGACGAATACCCGATCCTGTCCGTCGTCGCCGCCTTTGCCCAGGGGCTGACGGTGATGAAGGGCGTCAAGGAATTGCGGGTGAAGGAAAGCGACCGGATCGACGCCATGGCCACCGGTCTGCGCGCTGCCGGAATCGAGGTTCAGGACGGCCCCGACTGGTGGACCGTCACGGGATCGCCCAGGCGCGGCAACGCCGGCGGCGTGAAGGGCGGCGTGACCTGTGCCAGCCACCTGGACCACCGCATCGCCATGTCCTTCCTGATCCTCGGTATGGCCTCGGACCAGCCGATGTCGGTGGACGACGGCGGCCCGATCGCCACGTCCTTCCCGATCTTCGAGCCGCTGATGGGCGGTCTGGGCGCCGACCTGCGCCGGACCGAAGACGTCGCGGCATGA
- the cmk gene encoding Cytidylate kinase: MTVRPFTVALDGPAASGKGTIGRALAARFGFAYLDTGLLYRAVGARMNDGQDPVEAAETLSAGVLDDPDLRTGAAGQAASKAAAIPAVRAALKDFQRAFSRRAGGAVLDGRDIGTVICPQAEVKIYVTASAEARATRRHKELTDRGEDVSLAEVLADIEARDERDMNRSDAPLREAEGALRLDTTNMSIEDAVAAATRTVEARLPKD, from the coding sequence ATGACGGTCCGGCCCTTCACCGTCGCGCTCGACGGCCCTGCGGCCTCGGGCAAGGGGACCATCGGGCGGGCCCTGGCGGCGCGGTTCGGGTTCGCATACCTCGACACCGGGCTTTTGTACCGTGCCGTGGGCGCGCGGATGAACGACGGCCAGGACCCGGTCGAAGCGGCCGAGACGCTGTCGGCGGGCGTTCTGGACGACCCGGACCTGCGCACCGGCGCGGCGGGGCAGGCGGCCAGCAAGGCGGCGGCGATCCCGGCCGTGCGCGCCGCGCTGAAGGATTTCCAGCGGGCGTTTTCCCGTCGGGCGGGCGGTGCGGTGCTGGACGGGCGCGACATCGGTACGGTGATCTGTCCGCAGGCCGAGGTGAAAATTTACGTCACTGCCTCGGCAGAGGCACGGGCCACCCGCAGGCACAAGGAATTGACCGACCGGGGCGAAGACGTCTCGCTTGCCGAAGTGCTGGCTGATATCGAGGCGCGGGACGAGCGCGACATGAACCGCTCCGATGCGCCTCTGCGCGAGGCCGAGGGGGCGCTCAGGCTCGACACCACGAACATGAGCATTGAAGACGCGGTCGCGGCGGCCACCCGGACGGTGGAGGCGCGGCTGCCAAAGGACTGA
- the gpr_1 gene encoding L-glyceraldehyde 3-phosphate reductase, producing MQQRKLGKNGPEVGAIGYGAMSFSDMYGPTNEAASHAILDACRDWGVTHLDTANIYGMGKSESAIGSYLKANPGARDEFVIATKATITRDGDGNRAFDNSAEHFEAELDGSLKRLGVDCVDLFYAHRRDPRFTPEETAANLGRMVEKGKARAIGLSEISPSTLRRAMTAFPVAAVQSEYSLSTRFPDLGLVQACAELGVAMVAFSPVGRSLLTDNPIPRERLKDLPFLASNPRFMEPNLTENLRITAAFRALAAEMGTSAAALANAWLLAKGDHVIPIPGTRSVEHFRECVDGARLKLSETDLARIEEVLPVGWAWGDRYSDAQWIGPERYC from the coding sequence ATGCAACAGCGCAAGCTTGGGAAGAACGGACCGGAGGTCGGCGCGATCGGCTACGGGGCGATGTCGTTTTCCGACATGTACGGGCCCACGAACGAGGCGGCGAGCCACGCCATCCTGGATGCCTGCCGCGACTGGGGTGTGACGCATCTGGACACGGCCAACATCTACGGGATGGGCAAGTCGGAAAGCGCCATCGGGTCCTACCTGAAGGCCAACCCGGGCGCGCGGGACGAATTCGTCATCGCGACCAAGGCGACGATTACCAGGGATGGCGACGGCAATCGGGCCTTCGACAATTCCGCCGAGCATTTCGAGGCCGAGCTTGACGGGTCCTTGAAGCGGCTGGGGGTGGACTGCGTGGACCTGTTCTATGCCCACCGCCGCGATCCGCGTTTCACGCCCGAGGAGACGGCGGCGAACCTGGGCCGGATGGTCGAGAAGGGCAAGGCCAGGGCGATCGGACTGTCCGAGATTTCGCCCTCGACGCTGCGGCGGGCGATGACGGCGTTTCCGGTGGCGGCCGTTCAGTCGGAATATTCGCTGTCGACCCGGTTTCCCGACCTGGGGCTGGTGCAGGCCTGTGCGGAACTGGGCGTGGCGATGGTGGCGTTTTCGCCGGTGGGGCGGTCTTTGCTGACGGACAATCCGATCCCGCGCGAGCGGTTGAAGGACCTGCCGTTCCTGGCGAGCAATCCGCGCTTCATGGAGCCGAACCTGACCGAGAACCTGCGGATCACGGCGGCGTTCCGGGCCTTGGCGGCCGAGATGGGGACTTCGGCGGCGGCGCTGGCGAATGCCTGGCTGCTGGCCAAGGGGGACCACGTGATCCCCATTCCGGGCACGCGGTCGGTGGAGCATTTCAGGGAATGCGTCGATGGGGCGCGCCTGAAGCTGTCGGAGACGGACCTGGCCCGCATCGAGGAGGTGCTGCCGGTGGGATGGGCCTGGGGGGACCGGTATTCGGACGCCCAGTGGATCGGACCCGAGCGGTATTGCTGA
- the cya_3 gene encoding Cyclolysin: MTTYTIPYTHIYHEDYSGSWNYGYPEDTYTPGYDKYSVEQDSVNIFIGDNGTDTFTIHNGLPRSPEVKWASLFAFDDVSFYHADYETDYGVYQLTWSGGTTYLLGTSVDYISGEPSFNTGYDYRYDEYWLTLGGDTLPTFDDLPEEDAYAAYVALFDSGTLTTLDWPFGEGLTFDLGEIPGVEITENDVITGTAEGDELYAGLGNDVFLMGDGIQAHHLDGGVGRDTVSYYSNYTSSHPSVLRVSLANNERNSGAARGDTYTSIENVTGTNHTDVLVGDEFANTLRGKDGDDSLRGLGGDDRLQGGDGADVLEGGAGADLLEGGDGLDLASYTRSSIGIYVDLQSPGLSTGEAAGDTFVDIEGIDGSSYDDMLRGDAFDNRLIGEDGNDQIRGRAGNDTLFGQHGDDTLFGDAGDDTLYGGAGNDAFYFNGGVDMIMDFDAAHDTAYISDTFAAGDSLTASDLQNAAAVVDGTLYLYFGSNVLGFEGYSSLDQVSDAIMGY; encoded by the coding sequence ATGACCACGTACACAATCCCTTACACGCATATCTATCACGAAGATTACTCCGGAAGCTGGAATTACGGATACCCGGAGGACACCTATACCCCCGGCTATGATAAATATTCGGTCGAACAGGACAGCGTGAACATCTTCATCGGCGACAACGGCACCGACACGTTCACGATCCACAATGGCCTGCCACGCAGTCCGGAGGTGAAATGGGCATCGCTGTTCGCCTTCGACGACGTCTCTTTTTACCACGCCGATTATGAAACCGATTACGGGGTCTATCAGCTGACGTGGTCCGGCGGCACGACCTACCTGCTGGGGACCTCGGTCGATTACATTTCAGGAGAGCCCTCATTCAACACGGGATACGACTACCGGTACGATGAATACTGGCTGACCCTTGGCGGCGACACGCTGCCCACCTTTGACGATCTGCCCGAAGAAGACGCCTATGCGGCCTATGTCGCCCTGTTCGACAGCGGCACCCTGACCACGCTGGACTGGCCCTTCGGAGAAGGTCTCACTTTCGATCTCGGCGAAATTCCGGGGGTGGAAATCACCGAAAACGACGTGATCACCGGCACGGCCGAGGGCGACGAACTCTACGCGGGGCTTGGCAATGACGTCTTCCTCATGGGCGACGGCATCCAAGCGCACCACCTGGACGGGGGCGTGGGCCGCGATACCGTCAGCTATTACTCGAACTATACGTCGTCTCACCCCTCGGTCCTGCGGGTGTCCCTTGCGAACAACGAACGCAACTCGGGCGCGGCCCGGGGGGACACCTACACCAGCATCGAAAACGTGACGGGCACCAATCATACGGACGTTCTTGTCGGCGACGAATTCGCCAATACGCTGCGCGGGAAAGACGGCGACGACTCGCTGCGCGGCCTCGGCGGGGACGACAGGCTGCAAGGCGGAGACGGGGCCGATGTGCTCGAAGGCGGCGCCGGCGCCGACCTTCTGGAAGGCGGCGACGGGCTCGACCTGGCCAGCTACACCCGCTCAAGCATCGGGATCTACGTCGACCTGCAATCTCCCGGGCTTTCCACGGGCGAGGCCGCGGGGGACACGTTCGTGGACATCGAGGGCATCGACGGGTCCTCGTACGATGACATGCTGCGCGGCGATGCCTTCGACAATCGCCTGATCGGCGAAGATGGCAACGATCAGATCCGCGGCCGCGCCGGAAACGACACCCTGTTCGGACAACACGGCGACGACACGCTGTTCGGCGATGCCGGTGACGACACCCTGTATGGCGGTGCGGGCAACGATGCCTTCTACTTCAACGGCGGCGTCGACATGATCATGGATTTCGACGCGGCGCATGATACGGCCTATATCTCGGACACCTTCGCCGCCGGCGACTCCCTGACCGCCAGCGACCTGCAGAACGCGGCCGCCGTGGTGGACGGCACGCTCTACCTCTACTTCGGCAGCAACGTCCTGGGCTTCGAAGGCTATTCCTCCCTCGACCAGGTCTCCGATGCGATCATGGGCTACTGA
- the ihfB gene encoding Integration host factor subunit beta, translated as MIRSELIQKIAEENPHLYQRDVERIVNTFFEEVTGAMARGDRVELRGFGAFSVKKRDSRVGRNPRTGETVHVEEKFVPFFKTGKLLRDRLNGKVE; from the coding sequence ATGATCAGATCAGAACTGATACAGAAGATCGCCGAAGAAAACCCGCATCTTTACCAGCGGGACGTGGAGCGTATCGTGAACACGTTCTTCGAAGAGGTGACCGGGGCCATGGCCCGGGGCGACCGCGTGGAATTGCGCGGCTTCGGCGCCTTTTCCGTCAAGAAACGGGATTCCCGGGTCGGACGGAACCCACGCACCGGCGAGACGGTTCACGTGGAAGAGAAATTTGTCCCGTTCTTCAAGACCGGAAAGCTGTTGCGGGACAGGCTGAACGGAAAGGTCGAATAG
- a CDS encoding putative integral membrane protein, translated as MRYVRYLIWALLAIVLVSMSLANREPLTLALYPDPVADFMGWNIVVTLPVFVVILASIGVGLLVGFFWEWMREHRHRRAASTSSREARKLEREVKRLKAEKHKDKDEVLALLEDA; from the coding sequence ATGCGCTATGTCCGCTATCTCATCTGGGCTCTTCTGGCGATCGTGCTTGTTTCGATGTCGCTGGCAAACCGGGAGCCGCTGACACTGGCGCTCTACCCGGATCCGGTGGCGGACTTCATGGGCTGGAACATCGTGGTGACCCTGCCGGTCTTCGTGGTGATCCTGGCCAGCATCGGCGTCGGCCTGCTGGTGGGTTTCTTCTGGGAATGGATGCGCGAGCATCGCCACCGCCGGGCCGCATCGACCAGTTCGCGTGAAGCGCGCAAGCTGGAACGGGAAGTGAAGCGCCTGAAGGCCGAGAAGCACAAGGACAAGGACGAAGTCCTGGCCCTGCTGGAAGACGCGTGA